Part of the Pseudomonas abietaniphila genome is shown below.
CTTCATGGAGCAATCGTTCACGCAGGTGTTCGGAAGGTTCGTCGCCGAGCCAGCCGGACAGACCCTGACCTGCCTGCGGCACAGGGTCGCCGGCCAGCAAGGATGAAGCATTGGCGCTGGCCTGCTGAACCGTCCAGGAAGCTTCGTCAACCGTCAGCAACACGCCATGGGGCTGAATCGCGCCCGGGATCCGGATGGGTTCGTCCGCGCAGCGCTGAAGCAGCGTCTGCAAATCGTGTTCAGACGTCATCGCAGCACTCCGTTGCATTCCAGCCAGCGGGCGAACAAGGCGAACGTCGCGCAGGCCGATTCCACCACCTGCGGGTTGTCGTCGGGATGATCGAAGTCAGCCAACCGGGTAAGGAAAGCCTTCCACAAGCGTCCTGTGTCCCGGCCGTAAACATCGAGGAATTCACCGCCGCTGTCGGCATCGATCGCCAATCGGTCGGCAATGATCCGGCGCAGGACTTGCCCGCCCAGCGTGGCGCCTTCCATCACATACATCACGCCGAGCAGGTCGGCCTCGCCGTTGATAGGCGGCAGGTCGGCGCACATCGGCAACGCGTCGATTTGTGCATCGCTCAGCCCCAAAGCGCGCAAATCTTTCACCAACGCCGGGACCTTTTGCCGTTCGGGCTGAGCGAGCCGCGGTGCATGAAATCGCTCGATCTGCCGTTGCAGCGGCGCATGAAAACCGTAGTACGCCTGGATGATTCGCTGATACGCATCGCGATCGAGGTCGGGGTGCGTCAGCGGCAATCGCGCCTCCAGCGCCTTGTGCTGCGCCGCAGTGGCGGCACGCAGCATCTGCAGGACGCAAGACGCCTGAGTTGCAGCACGGGAAGGCAGTAATTCGGGGGTAGCTTCAACCAAGGGCGGTGGCGTCCAGTCAGGATGGAAATGGCTTGGAGTACAGCGACATCCGCAGGTTCAGGGCAGATGGCTACCGCGCACACTAAGGGGCGCGGCGCCAAGGTGCAAACCTCTTTATCAAAAGATGTAATCGGTGGTCAGGAAGCTCGATTCGCGGTTGTGAATGATATCGCTGATCAGCGCTTTGTTGCTCTCCTGGAACTTGGTGGCCACCAATGTCCGGATCGAGAACACACGCAGTGCGTCGTCGACCGACAGAGTGCCTTCTGCCGAGTTCTTGCGACCGTTGAACGGGAAGCTGTCAGGGCCGCGCTGGCACTGGGCGTTGATATTGATCCGACCGACCTGATTGGCGAACGCATCCACCAGACGACCGACCTGCTTGGAATCGTTGCCGAAGATACTCAGCTGCTGGCCGAAGTCCGAGTCAAGCACGTATTCGATGACCGTTTCCAGATCACGGTACGCCACCACGGGCACCACCGGTCCGAACTGTTCTTCGTGGTAAACGCGCATGTCCGGGGTCACGGGGTACAGCACAGCCGGGTAGAAGAACTGCTGATGGGTCTCACCACCGCCTTCGTTGACCACTTTTGCGCCTTTGCTCACGGCGTCATCGACCAGGCCTTGCAGGTAGTCGGTCTTGCCGGGTTCTGGCAGCGGAGTCAGCGAAACGCCGGGTTCCCAAGGCATGCCTGGTTTGAGCTGTGCTAGCTTCTCTTCGAATTTTTCAAGGAAGCTGCCGACCACGTTTTCATGCACGAACAGGATTTTCAGCGCGGTGCAACGCTGGCCGTTGAACGACAAGGAACCGGTGATGGCTTCACTGACCGCGTTGTCCAGGTTGACGTCAGGCAACACGATGCCAGGGTTTTTGGCATCCAGACCCAGGGCTGCGCGCAGACGGTGCGGTTTCGGGTGCAGCTTTTTCAACGCGCTGGCGGCCTTGTTGGTGCCAATGAACGCAAAGACGTCGATCTTGCCGCTGGCCATCAGCGCGCTGACGGTCTCGCGGCCGCTGCCGTAAATCACGTTGATGACGCCGGCAGGGAAGCTGTCGCGGAAGGCTTCGAGCAGCGGACGGATCAACAACACGCCGAACTTGGCGGGCTTGAACACCACGGTGTTGCCCATGATCAGCGCCGGAATCAGGGTGGTGAAGGTTTCGTTCAACGGGTAGTTGTAAGGCCCCATGCACAAGGTGACGCCCAGCGGGACACGACGAATCTGGCCCAGCGTGTCCTGTTCAAGCTCGAAACGGCTGGAACGACGGTCCAGCTCCTTCAGCGCGTTGATGGTGTCGACGATGTAATCGCAAGTCCGGTCGAACTCTTTCTGTGAGTCCTTGAGGTTCTTGCCGATCTCCCACATCAGCAGCGTGACCACCGCATCGCGTTGCTCGCGCATGCGCTTGAGGAAGGTTTCGACATGATGGATGCGGTCGACAACGCGCATCGTAGGCCAGGCGCCCTGCCCGCGATCATAGGCTTTCACAGCGGCGTCCAGCGCGGTCATCGAGGTGTCTGCATCCATCAAAGGGGTGCTGCCGAGCACCACCGACTCCAGGCCCGCGTCGGTTTTCAACGACACCGGACTGAGCACCGGTGCCAGCGGCCCTTGCCACTGACGCAGCTCGCCATTCACCAGGTACTCACGCTGCTCGATGGCAGGCCCTGCCCGGAACTGCTCAGGAATCTCATCGGCCCTTGGGTACAGGTTGTCCAGGCGGTTTTGCAGGGTCATGTCTCTCTACCTCTTCCAGTCGGTAATCTTGCGAAACACACTACGCCACAGGTCGAAGCGAATGAAAAGAGTTGCGACGAATGTCACGGTGGCGTGACAGAGGCTTCGCCCTCTGGAAACTGCCGTTCATGCGCGTGAAGACGATAGCTTTGTCGCACCTCAGACCGGTGGGAGTCAGCTTGCTGACGAATGCGGCGTGTCATTCACCCTCGACAGTGATGATCCACCGCATTCGCTGCCCTCGTAACCTCGGACGTCTCCTACCGGTATGGGGGCGTCAGAGGAAAGTGCGTCAGGCATCGTAATGGGTGGGAGCCGGCTTGGTGCGGGCCGCGTTCGGACGAATGCGGTGGGTGCTCTGACATTTTCGTCACTGACCCACCGCATTCGCTGCCCTCGTAAACTCGGACGTCTCCTACCGGTATGGGGGCGTCAGAGGAAAGTGCGTCAGGCATCGTAATGGGTGGGAGCCGGCTTGGTGCGGGCCGCGTTCGGACGAATGCGGTGGGTGCTCTGACATTTTCATCACTGACCCACCGCATTCGCTGCCCTCGTAACCTCGGACGTCTCCCACCGGTATGGGGGCGTCAGAGGAAAGCGCGTCAGGCATCGTAATGGGTGGGAGCTGGCTTGGTGCGGGCCGCGTTCGGACGAATGCGGTGGGTGCTCTGACATTTTCGTCACTGACCCACCGCATTCGCTGCCCTCGTAACCTCGGACGTCTCCTACAGGGATGGCGGCGGTTCAGGCCACCGCTGTCTGGTTCCGACCCTGAGCCTTGGCCCGGAACAGTGCCTTGTCGGCGTCGTTGAGCAGCATGTGCACGTCCTGGTCAGCGCCGTTCATCGAAGCGACCCCGATGCTGGCGGTGATGCCTTCGACCTGCTCGCATGCCAGCCTTGCGATGGCCTGACGCAACTGCTCGGCCGTGGCCTGAGCGTCGTCGATCGAGGTGTCGATGAGCAGCATCGCGAACTCTTCGCCGCCCAGTCGGCCGCAGAGATCGATATCGCGAATGGACTCACAAATGACGGCGCCGATCTGCCTTAGCACCTTGTCGCCGGCCTGATGCCCGTATGAGTCGTTGATACGTTTGAAATGATCGATGTCCAGCATCAGCACTGACAGCGGCACTCGGTTGCGCTTGCAGTGCTCATAGGTCTGCTCGGCGCGTTTGAAAAACGCCCGACGGTTCTTCAAGCCGGTCAGCTCGTCGGTCTGCGCGGCGTGATTGGCGATGCTGTGCGCGTATTCCATTTCCCGCGTCAGCCGAAACGCCGTTTCCATGGCCTCCGACAGTTTGCGGGTTGCACTGATCACGAACGAGGCGAACACCAGCGTGGCAGCGGCCATGCCGATCTGCGTGGGCGCGGGCTGGAACAACAGCCATAACGAACACGGCAGCAACACCAGAGCAATCGACACGATGGTCATCGAACGGTAAGCGGAATAGCAGGACACTGCGCTCACCGACATTCCCACTATAAACAGCAGCACCAGCGTCTGGGTCAGCAGGTCGTTCGGACGCATCAATGCCAAGGCGCCACCGCCCCAGATCGCGGCCGACAGGGTCAGCGTCAGCCAGTATCGGAGCTCCCAGCGCTGTGGTGTCCGTGATTCGACCGGGCTGCGGAAATACGTCACCAACAGCACCGTCCGCAGCGCGGTCGATGCAGACAGCAGGCCGAGCCAGACCAGGATCACCGCGTGATCGACACGATCCCAACACAGCCAGCTCAACATCAGCGCAGCCAGATAGCTTCCCAACACAGAGAAAAACGTCTGGCGAAACAGCAAGTGCAAACGGTCGGTCCGCACGTGCCCCCGTATCAGGGCATCGCGCTCACGCTGATGCTCAAAGTGGTACATCGGATATTGGCTGCCCAACCCATGGTGACATGGCCGGATTGTGGCACCCGGCCATGAGGCAGCACAACTCACGCTCACTTAAACCGTGGAGAATTCCCGTTTGCGCAGGGAAAAACAGTGGGCATAGGCCAGAACGGCCAGTCTAGAGCCGTTACTTGGTCCCTGATTGAACGTTCAGTTCGATTCAACGAATTGGTTTGCCGACCTGAAGCCCTGCCGGAAACCTTAGACGTCCGCCCTCGTGATCAGGCAATGGGCCGGTACATCCGAGAGGGTTTGCTTGCATGGCTCGGCGACCCGCGAGCACACTGGGCCCAGGTTGATAACCACGCACTGATTTAGACAGGAAGGATGAATGATGACCACGCAAACCGAAACCGCCCTGCTTGCCGGCGGCTGCTTCTGGGGCATGCAGGATCTGCTGCGCCGCTACCCTGGCGTATTGTCCACGCGCGTGGGCTACTCGGGCGGCGACGTCGAGAACGCCACGTACCGCAACCATGGCACCCATGCCGAAGCGATTGAAATCGTGTTCGATCCAAACGTGATCAGCTATCGGCAGATCCTCGAATTCTTTTTCCAGATCCACGACCCGTCCACCGCCAATCGCCAGGGCAATGACATTGGCCTGAGTTACCGCTCAGCGATCTTCTACCTCAGCGAAGAACAGAAACGCGTCGCGCTGGACACCATCGAGGATGTCAACGCTTCAGGTCTCTGGCCGGGCAAAGTCGTCACTGAACTTGCACCGGCAGGCGCGTTCTGGGAGGCAGAACCTGAACATCAGGATTATCTCGAGCGCATTCCCAATGGCTACACCTGCCACTTCATCCGCCCGAACTGGAAGCTGCCGAAACGCGCTTGAGGCTCAGTGACAGCCCAACCCGTCGCTATTGCGTTGATCGCCCGCCACCGGCTGCTGCAGTGAAAACGGTGGTGCGCGGTCATATCGCGTTCGGCGGTGCAGCGCTGTAGGAGTGAGCTCGCTCACGAAGAGGCCGGAATGAACGACACGGATGTGCTGGATTCGCCGACGCCTTCGTGAGCAAGCTCACTCCCACAGAGACTCCGTTGCCTGACCCGACCAGTCAGGTCATGACACCCTGCTTCGCATCTCCCCATGCCAGTGGACCTCCTCAACACTCACGGCAATCCCCTCACCTGTAGGAGTGAGCTTGCTCACGAAGAGGCCGGCATGAACGACACGGATGCGCGGGATTTGCCGACGCCTTTGTGAGCGAACTCACTCCCACAAAGAACTCTATAAAACAGTGAGTGGATTAAGCGCCCTGCGAGTCGCGGTGGCTTTAATGCTTCATCCCTTCGAGCATTAACGTTATTCACACACGTGCGCAATAACGTCTTTAACTAGATCTCTTGCAATTGTTCACGCCATGTTTGCCAAGTGTTGCTGAGGCAACAGTGTTTATGCAGAAGGTGATGAGTCTGCGCATGCCTTTATATGCGGTCTTCTAGACGAAGCTCCGGTATTGCAAGCCTTCCTTGAAAACAACTGTCTGTTTAAACGACGGCACAGCCCTTGCACTTATACACCGACAACCGAGAGTGCCGGACTGTGTCCATTGTCGCCTTTAGTTCACCGCCCCATTTTTTGATAAGGCCTTATCCCAAGTATTCACCCACCCACTCCCCGCTGGGTTTGTTTGACCGGTTCAATCAACAGGATTCAGCTCGCCCGTTCTTCTCGCCAATCAGGAGCCACCTTATGACCCAACGCAAAGAGACCCTCAAACTCGGCCTGTTCTTGCGCGCGACCGGGCATCACATCGCCGCCTGGCGCGACAGCGGCTCACACGCCGATGCGGGGATTCGACTGGATCATTTCATCGATCTGGCGCGCAAGGCCGAAGCAGCGGGTTTCGACACGCTGTTTCTGGCAGACAGTGTCTCGGTGCGCGGCATCGACGCCCCCACCTTCGACCGAGTCATTGCGCCCAGCCTCAGCTTCGAACCGTTGACCCTGCTGTCGGCCCTGGCCGCCGTGACTTCACGCATCGGTCTGGTCGCGACCGCCAGCACCAGTTACAGCGAGCCCTTCAATCTCGCTCGACAGTTCGCCTCGCTGGATCAGATCAGTGGCGGCCGGGTGGGCTGGAATCTGGTCACCAGCAGTGATCCGGACGCGGCGAAAAATTTCGGCGGCGCATCTGAGGGCAGTCAGGCAGCTCATGCCGACCGCTATAGCCGGGCGCGTGAGTTTCATCAGGTGGTCGACAAGCTGTGGGACAGCTGGGAAGACGACACGCTGTTGCTGGACAAGGAAAAAGGCGTGTTTCTGGACCGCGACAAACTGCACCTGGCCGACCACCACGGTGAGCATTTCCACGTGCGGGGACCGCTGAATGTCCTGCGTTCGCCGCAGGGCAAGCCGGTCCTGGTGCAAGCGGGTGCCTCCGAAGACGGTCGCGCACTGGCGGCTTCAACCGCTGAAGCCATTTTCGCTGCGCATCAGAGCCTGGCCGATGCGCAAGCGTTCTACAGCGACATAAAATCGCGCGCCGCCGTGCTGGGGCGTAAGCCGGAACACATCAAGATCCTGCCCGGCGTGACCATTTTTACCGCCCCGACCTCGGCCCAAGCCCACGCCAAACATCAACGACTGCAGGATCTCGTTCATCCTCAGGTCGGTTTGAGCCTGTTGTCTGGCCTGCTTGGCGGCGTCGACCTCTCACACTTGCCACTGGATGGCCCGCTGCCCCAGGACCTGCCCGCGACCAACGCCTCGAAAAGCCGCCAGCAATTGATCCTGCAACTGGCCGCCGAAGGGTTGAGCATCCGCGAGTTGTACCTGCGACTGGCCGGAGCACGCGGCCATTGGACGTTAGTGGGATCCCCCGAAGAGGTGGTCGATCAGTTGCAGGCATGGTTCGAAGGTTACGGCGCTGACGGTTTCAACATCCTGCCGCCCACCTACCCCGAAGGCCTGGACGACTTTATCGCCCTGATCCTGCCGGAACTCAAACGCCGCGGGCTGGTGCCGGCGGATGGCCCAACTGGCAATACCCTGCGCGAACGCCTTGGCCTGCCCTACCCGGCGCACCCAGCGACCTTGCTGCGCGAGCGATCCTTGACAGTCTGATCGAACGAACTGACTGAGCGAGACGCTTGCAGGGGCGTCTTGCCCCTGCAAACAACCCTGCACCACAGCAAAGAGAGTTTCAGCATGGCTCACCAAATCAACGCGGCGTGGGGCGCAGGCCCCAGCGCCCGTTACGAACAACTCGCCGAGCGGTTTCGTCCGCTGTTCGCCAACCTGCGCGAAGGGGCAATCAGCCGCGAGCTTGAACGTCGATTGCCGTTTGAAGAAATCCAGCTGCTCAAGGCATCCGGGTTCACCGCCGTTCGCGTGCCCAAGGAATATGGCGGTTCGGGCGTCACACTACCTGAACTGACCAACCTGCTGATCGAACTGGGTGAAGCCGATTCCAATCTGGTCCAGGCGCTACGCGGGCATCTGGGTTTCACGGAAAACCTGCTCAACAGCCGCGATGAAGAGCGCCGCAAGCTGTGGTTCGAGCGACTGGTGCGGGGCGAAACGGTCGGACCGGCGACCGGCGAAGTCGGCTCGACGCCACAATCCCATCTCAACTCACGTCTGTACCTCGACGGTGAGCAATGGCGCATCGACGGCAACAAGTTCTATACCACCGGCTGCTTGTACAGCGACTGGATCGAGGTGGCCGTTAGCGATCATGACGACAAGCGAGTATTCGTCACCGTGCGCCGCGATGCCGACGGTGTCGAGGTCGTGGATGACTGGAACGGTTTCGGCCAGCGCCTCACGGCCAGTGGTACCACGCATGTGCGCGGCGTGGCGGTGGACACTCGCAATATCCTCAGCGTCGACGAGAAATTTCAATACTCGCCCGCGCTGTATCAGATCGTGCACCTGGCGAATCTGGCCGGTATCGGTCGCGCGCTCAGCGGCGAGGTCGCCGCCGCCGTGGCCCAGCGCACCCGTAGTTTCAGCAACGGCAATGCCCCGCGCGTCGCTCAGGACCCGCAAGTGCTGCAAGTCGTCGGCAGCCTGCGCGCCGCGGCCTACAGCGCAGGCGCCATTGTCCTGAAAACCGCCGAAGCGCTGGAACGCGCTTATCAAGCGCGGCTCAACGCAGATGACCACGCCGTCAAACAGGCCGTGGACATCGCAGAGCTGGAGATTGCGCAGTCGCAAACGGTGGTCAGCGACCTGATTCTGGAGGCGAGCTCGCGCATGTTCGACGCCCTCAGCGCGTCGGCCACTTTACGTCCGTTGGGTCTGGACCGATTCTGGCGCAACGCGCGGACGCTGACCTCGCACAACCCGCGCATCTACAAGGACCGTATCGTCGGGGACTTCGCGGTCAATGGCACAGCGCCGCCTGCGCAATGGAAAATCGGCGTGGTTTGAGGCTTTTTGGCGGGTCATCATCATGCCGAGTGACCTTGGCGCGATAAGTTTGCGCAAGCGTTTGCCGTGCCTCGGCAGGGGGAGCGGAATGTGACAGCCATCCGGGTGTCCGATTCTGCCAAAGCAGGCCCTTTGCGGTTGTGCGCCGGTCTGGCTGCGTATACTCCGGACAGCGATGAAGCGACAGGCTTTGAATCCGGGGGCCCGATGTCAGAAAAACGTCTTTCTCCACGCACGTCCGGCACTCATGAGGCCCCGGACCAGGCGTGGTCCGAGCACTACGACATGTCGCGGCTGCGGCGCGACACCGAGCAGACCTACCGCCTCCTGCCCGATCCTCACAGCGGCGTCGCCATCAGCGTTCTGCCCCCGCCTGCCTCCGCGCACCGGTTGGCCATGCTTGAACTCTGGGCACCGAGCATCACGCCCCCGTCTAAGACCGTCATCACCCAAAATTCGCCGCCGAACAATCCTCAAGCCGATTTTGCCAGCAGCGCTCACTTGCAAGTCATGGGCGAACTGACGGCCTCCATCGCGCACGAAATCTGCCAGCCGCTCCTGGCCATCGCTTCTAACGCGGCAGCGTGCATGCGTTGGCTACAACGGGAAAAACCGGTGGTGAGCGAGGCGATCGAGGGGCTCAGGGACATTCGTGCCGATTGCGAACGCGCGGCCAATATCGTCGCCGCCCTGCGCGCCCTGACCAGGCAGTCACCCTGCAATCCGCAACCTGTGGACGTAAATGACGTGATCCTTGAGGCTGTGAGGCTTCATAGGACCGCGCTGTCCGCCAGGAATGTAGCGCTGGTGATCGACTTGCGCGCCGATCAACCCGTGATAGCCGACCCCGTGCAGATTCAGCAATTGGTGTTCAACCTGATTGCCAACGCCATGGAGGCCATGGCCGGCCGCGAGTCGCCGGGGGCGATTGTGCGGCTTTCGTCCAGTACCTTGCAGGACGGTGTGCAGGTGTCGGTCGAAGACAATGGTCCGGGTATAGCGGTAGAGGACAGGCAGCGGATCTTCGAGGCGTTTCACACCACCAAGGAAAGCGGGCTGGGGATGGGGTTGACCATTTGCCGTTCGGTGGTGGAGGCGCACAAGGGTAATTTGTATGCCGAGGGGTCGGAGCTGGGGGGTGCGATGATACGGTTTCAGTTGCCCACTGGATGTAAGAATCACTGATTTCCTGCACGGGGTTGGGTTGGGGTGTATATCCGTTTCTTGCGGCGGCCCTGCCCACGCCACCTGCGTTCAGCCTGCACCCAAGTCGCGATGTGTGGTGTCTGGGCTTTCTCGGTTTGAAGATCAAAAGCGAGCGAGCTCAGACAATTTCTGCTGGCCGGCGCAAATCTCCTGACCGCCGCCTTACCTGTGGGAGACGTCGGACGTTAGGACGGCAGCGAATGCAGCCGGTCGTTCAACCATGACGGTTTTGGCCCTCCGCCTCCTTCAGAACCCGCGCGGACGAAGCTCGCGCCCGCAGGCTTCAATCAGCCCACCGCCAGGGTTGCAGTGACACTGGCGAATCTGACCCGGTGATAAATAGGCCATCTGTACCGAAAATCTCTCGAATTGGCCTAAACTGCCGCCTTGAAAGGCTTGTACCTCTTTGGCATCCGCCGATGGGGTCGCGATGAAGGCGGTTGAGGCATGCAAGACCCTGATTTTCTTAAGACTGTTGTGATGGTGCTGTTCAACGACGTGCTGATGCTCGACGTGACCGGCCCGATGGACGTTTTTTCGATTTCAAATCGCCTGTTGCCCAAGGAAAGACAGTACCGGCTCGTCACGGTGTCGGACCGGTCCGGGCTGGTGCGCAGTTCTTGCGGTCTCAAAGTGCACGCCGATCTGCGGCTGCAGGACTGTCCCGCCAATGTCGACCTGCTGCTGGTCCCCGGAGGCCCGGGCGCATACGGCTTCATCCACCCGGAGCTGACCGCCTGGCTGCCTGCTGCGGCAAAAAACGCACGCCGCTTTGGCGCGATCTGTACGGGGATCTTTCTGCTGGGCGAAGCCGGTTTGATCGACGGTTATCGTTGCACGACCCACTGGAATTATGTCGAGCGGCTGGCTCAGCGTTTTCCCGAGGCGCGGGTGGAAACCGAGCAGATTTACGTCATGGACCGCAACCTGATCACTTCGGGCGGTATTACGGCGGGCATTGACATGGCGCTGGCCGTGGTCGCTGAAGATCACGGCAAGGACATCGCGCTGGAAGTCGCCAAGGTGCTGCTGGTGGTGATGAAACGCCAGGGCGGTCAGACGCCTTATGGTCCATTGCTGGCTGCGGTACCCCGCGACGGCAGTGCCATTGCCAAAGTCCAGGCGCATGTCGTCGATCACATCGAGGCGCCCTACACCATCGATCGAATGGCCGAAATTGCCGCCATGAGCCCACGCAATTTCGCCCGTGCTTTCCAGCGTGACGTCGGCATGACACCCATGCAGTACGTGCAGAATGCGCGCATCGATCGCGCCCGCAAGCTGCTGGAATCCTGCGATGTCCCGCTTAAAGTGCTGGCCGCGCGCTGCGGTTTCGGCAGCGCGCGACACATGCGCAAAGTGTTCAGCGAGCGTATTGGCCTGTCGCCGAATCAGTATCGGCAGCAGTTCGGCGGCGAATGATCGAGGGGTGGTTTTGTATCGCTGTGTATCTGAATCACGCCGGGATACGCAGGCATTCATCCGCGGGGTGATTCGACACACGCAAGATACGTTGTCGCGTTGAAATGCACGCACGGTTTGAAGGGGCCCCGCCGGGTCTCCTGGCCATGAATGTGTATGGAGACATCCCCATGAAGCTGGCATTGCAGAACACCACCACCGGCCGTCTGTTCACCGCATCGCTGCTCGCGGCAAGCCTGTTTGGCGTGCTGGGCACAGCCCAGGCGCAAGACACTGCCACGCCCCCCACCACTGCCGTCAGCCATGCGGCGCCCTCGCCGTTCGGCCCCCTCAAGCACGTCAAGGCTGGCCTGCTGGACGTGGCGTATGCCGAAACCGGCCCGGCAGACGGGCAAGTGGTGATTCTCCTGCACGGCTGGCCGTACGACATTCATAGCTATGACGACGTCGCGCCTTTGCTTGCCGCCAAAGGATATCGGGTGCTGATGCCTTATGCCCGTGGCTACGGCGATACGCATTTCCTGTCCGACAAAACCCTGCGTAACGGCCAACCGGCTGCGCTGGCCAGCGATGTCATCGACTTCATGGACGCGCTCAAGATCAAGCAGGCCTTGCTTGGCGGTTATGACTGGGGCGCACGCTCAGCCGACATCGTCTCCGCCCTGTGGCCGGAACGCGTGAAAGCGCTGGTGTCGGTCAGCGGCTACCTGATCGGCAACCAGGCGGCGGGCAAGAACCCGCTGCCACCCAAAGCCGAACTCCAATGGTGGTACCAGTTCTACTTCGCCACCGACCGCGGCCGTGCCGGTTATGAAAAGAACACCCACGATTTCGCCAAACTGATCTGGCAGACCGCCTCGCCGAAATGGGCATTCGATGACGCGACCTATGATCGCAGTGCCAAGGCATTGGAAAACCCCGATCACGTCGACATCACGGTGTTCAACTACCGCTGGCGCCTGGGCCAGGTTGCGGGTGAGTCACGCTACGACGCGCTGGAACAGAAACTCGCCACCGCCCCCTCCATCGGCGTGCCGACCATCACGCTGGAAGGCGACGCAAACGGTGCTCCGCATCCGGCGCCCGAGGATTACGCCAAGCGCTTTACGGGCAAATACGAATTCCGTCTGATCAACGGCGGCATCGGCCATAACCTGCCGCAAGAAGCGCCACAGGCGTTCGCGCAAGCCGTGATCGATGCGGATCATTTGTAACGGGTGACCGGTGCCGTCGGCGAGGTGGGCCAACTGCCTCGCCGTCACCTTCTTTGCTGCAACCTGCCGTCACCGTGACATTCGGGTGTCACCGACACCAACCCGCCAGCTGAATGTCTTTTGCCCTCAAGGGCTTGCAAACGCTGCCGCACCGCCCTCTCTAAATCTGCTTGCCACCTAAAGATCTTGCTCCTAGACTCCGATGCATGCGTATGCAAGACAGGCTTCCGCAGCTGTGTCTTGCGCCCCGCCACGGCGGGAGGAAGCTAGCCAAAGGGCGTCTGGATCTGCCCGGATAAGAATAAAAAAAAGCAGGTGATGACGATGAATGCGTCCGTACACCAGGAACAACCGATCCTGCAGGTCAATGCCCTGCGTAAGTCCTACGGCCCCACCCATGCATTGGGCGGCGTCAGCTTCCAGATTTTCGCTGGAGAGGTGCACGCCTTGCTCGGTGAGAACGGCGCCGGCAAGTCGACACTGGTCAAGATTCTCACCGGGGTCGTCGCACCCAACGACGGAACCATGCAGTTCGCCGGTAGCGCTTATGCGCCCCGAACCATTCTGCAGGCGCGCGCCGCTGGCATCA
Proteins encoded:
- a CDS encoding alpha/beta fold hydrolase — its product is MKLALQNTTTGRLFTASLLAASLFGVLGTAQAQDTATPPTTAVSHAAPSPFGPLKHVKAGLLDVAYAETGPADGQVVILLHGWPYDIHSYDDVAPLLAAKGYRVLMPYARGYGDTHFLSDKTLRNGQPAALASDVIDFMDALKIKQALLGGYDWGARSADIVSALWPERVKALVSVSGYLIGNQAAGKNPLPPKAELQWWYQFYFATDRGRAGYEKNTHDFAKLIWQTASPKWAFDDATYDRSAKALENPDHVDITVFNYRWRLGQVAGESRYDALEQKLATAPSIGVPTITLEGDANGAPHPAPEDYAKRFTGKYEFRLINGGIGHNLPQEAPQAFAQAVIDADHL
- a CDS encoding sensor histidine kinase — protein: MSEKRLSPRTSGTHEAPDQAWSEHYDMSRLRRDTEQTYRLLPDPHSGVAISVLPPPASAHRLAMLELWAPSITPPSKTVITQNSPPNNPQADFASSAHLQVMGELTASIAHEICQPLLAIASNAAACMRWLQREKPVVSEAIEGLRDIRADCERAANIVAALRALTRQSPCNPQPVDVNDVILEAVRLHRTALSARNVALVIDLRADQPVIADPVQIQQLVFNLIANAMEAMAGRESPGAIVRLSSSTLQDGVQVSVEDNGPGIAVEDRQRIFEAFHTTKESGLGMGLTICRSVVEAHKGNLYAEGSELGGAMIRFQLPTGCKNH
- a CDS encoding GlxA family transcriptional regulator — translated: MQDPDFLKTVVMVLFNDVLMLDVTGPMDVFSISNRLLPKERQYRLVTVSDRSGLVRSSCGLKVHADLRLQDCPANVDLLLVPGGPGAYGFIHPELTAWLPAAAKNARRFGAICTGIFLLGEAGLIDGYRCTTHWNYVERLAQRFPEARVETEQIYVMDRNLITSGGITAGIDMALAVVAEDHGKDIALEVAKVLLVVMKRQGGQTPYGPLLAAVPRDGSAIAKVQAHVVDHIEAPYTIDRMAEIAAMSPRNFARAFQRDVGMTPMQYVQNARIDRARKLLESCDVPLKVLAARCGFGSARHMRKVFSERIGLSPNQYRQQFGGE